A single genomic interval of Armatimonadota bacterium harbors:
- a CDS encoding thioesterase, protein MCYHPDVPAAFTQRFQVRFDECAPGGSARASALLRCVIETAFGHSAREGFPLAWYEARGLFWLVRHVRMYLFRPLPYGLPFDVTTEVVGFRRIWARRKNSVRDAAGEVLATVTVDWIFTDRAGNPARIVPEMEAAFPGASPRMEAARLHLGDPPAVSLPQTYVVPAYQVDPRGHMNSAAYLDVFEDAIVDAGDDPQQRPCTYELEYLRAARPGEVLRRFVWRNAAWAMVVTTAEGLPVVRARRQPAQGRSLP, encoded by the coding sequence GTGTGCTATCATCCGGACGTGCCGGCTGCCTTCACCCAGCGTTTCCAGGTCCGCTTCGATGAGTGCGCTCCCGGCGGCAGCGCGCGCGCCTCCGCCCTGCTGCGCTGCGTCATCGAGACTGCCTTTGGCCATTCGGCGCGGGAGGGCTTTCCTCTGGCCTGGTACGAGGCCCGTGGCCTGTTCTGGCTGGTCCGCCACGTGCGAATGTACCTCTTCCGCCCGCTGCCCTACGGCCTGCCCTTCGACGTTACCACAGAGGTCGTGGGGTTCCGGCGGATTTGGGCACGGCGGAAAAACTCCGTGCGCGACGCGGCGGGGGAGGTCCTGGCCACGGTGACCGTAGACTGGATCTTCACCGACCGGGCCGGGAATCCGGCCCGCATCGTCCCTGAGATGGAGGCGGCGTTCCCGGGGGCGAGCCCCAGGATGGAGGCTGCCCGACTGCACTTGGGTGATCCCCCTGCAGTATCGTTGCCGCAGACCTATGTCGTCCCGGCCTACCAGGTCGATCCTCGCGGCCACATGAACAGCGCCGCTTACCTGGACGTCTTCGAGGACGCGATAGTTGACGCCGGGGATGATCCGCAGCAGCGCCCCTGTACCTACGAACTGGAGTACCTGCGGGCGGCCCGGCCCGGGGAAGTGCTGCGCCGGTTCGTCTGGCGCAACGCGGCCTGGGCGATGGTGGTCACCACCGCAGAAGGCCTGCCGGTAGTCAGGGCACGACGGCAACCGGCCCAGGGACGCTCATTGCCCTGA